One genomic segment of Echeneis naucrates chromosome 18, fEcheNa1.1, whole genome shotgun sequence includes these proteins:
- the LOC115059208 gene encoding prospero homeobox protein 1-like isoform X2: protein MDSPTNLFSDSAPQIHAFVPTLSSTDLPGVHPQPSAGRPPPSFRPPGFPLIHHLLQPGGASRRIGGQPNTNLSTHRHLNNRGLEEEGGKRDGQLEEGMGGGEGEVLEGEETLLEVKKRHSDAALAVEWSQDVLKLKRMKLESRQRNGEADGETDEGGRKREGGREGGREGKRREREELKEQLEEAKERLQALQEKVWRAFGEKHMAEEENKRRHRNGNRRATDGGDGDIGMMEEEDITEGMYDEEDIDGGEVEKESFSLLSASPFNNFHIHKRREERPKERDGRMERGRGGLQLEGVMEGAGLWLDCGGLIGGDWDGGVEDEGEEGGQKFAQALKLELGSAVARVIDRVLRLYTETTDSSPSSPPAAISFLPSDMGNDGGRERGVWTGLLTRGRGEQKTRGKEEKTGGQEGEREKQLQQMSNGSAGPPGQSHRTEPSDLTMPLAVQRSPDIRKSHPLLGPPLSAHLNPSHPSLSLHQPSLPRPPPLSHPPLLPPASQTKDASSFHPSSSSSSSSSSSFPAPPPPPPPPPLPLPLLHYSMQQLFSRTLHHPQLPHLAPSRKDYLNADPFLEFSSHPSFPPLPLLGHLDPSLARHAHGGRERERGMRGDGGMRGGGMDGGELYLTAGGTQEGLSPCHLKKAKLMFFYTRYPSSNTLKTYFPDVKFNRCVTSQMIKWFSNFREFFYIQMERFARQAVREALTRDGAPRLGRENQLRVGRDTELYRILNMHYNKSNVYQVPERFIEVSEVALREFYSAIWTGRDSDPCWKKGIYKIICKLDCPVPDAFRLPGCPVG from the exons ATGGATTCACCTACCAATCTTTTCAGTGACTCAGCTCCTCAAATACATGCATTTGTACCCACTCTCAGCTCAACAGATCTCCCTGGAGTTCATCCACAGCCTAGTGCAGGTcgccctcctccttcctttagACCTCCTGGCTTTCCCCTCATTCATCACCTTCTTCAGCCAGGTGGAGCATCCAGAAGGATTGGAGGGCAACCCAACACTAACCtgagcacacacaggcacttgAACAACAGAGGCTtggaggaagagggaggcaAAAGGGATGGACAGTTGGAGGAAGgaatgggaggaggagagggggaagtCCTGGAGGGAGAGGAAACCTTGTTGGAGGTTAAGAAGAGGCACAGTGATGCTGCACTTGCGGTAGAGTGGAGTCAAGATGTCTTGAAACTGAAGAGGATGAAGTTGGAAAGCCGTCAGAGGAATGGAGAAGCtgatggagagacagatgagGGAGGTAGGAAGCgtgagggaggaagggaaggaggaagagaagggaagagaCGGGAAAGGGAAGAGCTGAAAgaacagctggaggaggcaAAAGAGAGACTGCAGGCCCTTCAGGAGAAAGTATGGAGGGCTTTTGGGGAGAAGCAcatggcagaggaggagaataaAAGGAGGCACAGAAATGGAAACAGAAGAGCAACAGACGGGGGAGATGGAGACATAGGAATGATGGAAGAGGAAGATATTACAGAGGGGATGTATGATGAAGAGGACATCGATGGTGGAGAGGTGGAAAAAGaatcattttctctcctctctgcttcccccTTCAACAACTTTCACATCCACAAGCGGAGAGAAGAGAGgccaaaagagagagatggaagaatggagagaggaagaggaggcttgCAATTGGAGGGTGTGATGGAGGGAGCAGGTTTATGGTTGGACTGTGGAGGACTGATAGGAGGAGATTGGGATGGGGGGGTAGAGGATGAAGGTGAGGAAGGAGGTCAGAAGTTTGCTCAAGCCCTGAAGCTGGAGCTGGGCAGTGCTGTGGCCCGAGTCATCGACCGAGTTCTCCGCCTTTACACTGAAACAACAGattcctctccatcctctcctcctgccgCCATTTCTTTCCTCCCATCTGACATGGGAAATGAtggtgggagggagaggggagtgTGGACAGGACTGTTAACACGAGGAAGAGGGGAGCAAAAAacgagagggaaggaggaaaagacAGGGGGGCAGGAGGGCGAAAGAGAGAAGCAGCTCCAACAGATGAGTAATGGGAGCGCTGGACCTCCAGGACAGTCACATCGCACTGAGCCATCAGATCTGACAATGCCATTGGCAGTTCAAAGGTCACCTGACATACGAAAGTCCCATCCACTTCTAGGCCCACCTCTCTCTGCCCACCTGAACCCCTCTCACCCAAGCCTCTCCCTACACCAGCCTTCTCTACCtcgccctcctcctctctctcaccctcccctCTTACCTCCAGCTTCACAAACCAAGGACGCTTCctctttccatccatcttcatcctcttcctcttcttcctcctcttccttccctgcgcctccccctcctcctcctcctcctcctctcccactcCCACTCCTGCACTACTCAATGCAACAACTCTTTTCTCGCACTCTTCACCACCCCCAGCTCCCCCATCTGGCCCCGTCCCGCAAGGACTATCTAAACGCCGACCCTTTCTTGGAGTTCTCATCTCACCCCTCCTTCCCCCCACTCCCCTTGCTTGGGCACCTGGACCCCTCCCTTGCTCGTCATGCTcatggaggcagagagagggaacgAGGGATGAGAGGAGACGGGggaatgagaggaggagggatggacGGAGGAGAGCTCTACCTAACAGCTGGGGGA ACCCAGGAGGGCTTGTCTCCTTGTCATCTGAAGAAGGCCAAGCTCATGTTCTTCTACACTCGCTATCCCAGCTCCAACACACTAAAGACGTACTTCCCTGATGTCAAG tttaacCGCTGTGTGACCTCCCAGATGATTAAGTGGTTCAGTAACTTCAGGGAGTTCTTCTACATCCAGATGGAGCGCTTTGCGCGGCAGGCTGTCCGCGAGGCTCTCACCCG GGATGGTGCACCTCGTCTGGGCAGAGAGAATCAGCTGCGAGTGGGCCGTGATACGGAACTCTACCGCATACTCAACATGCACTACAACAAAAGTAACGTCTACCAG GTCCCAGAGAGATTTATTGAAGTGTCAGAGGTCGCTCTGAGGGAGTTTTATTCAGCCATTTGGACTGGGAGAGACAGCGACCCCTGCTGGAAAAAAGGGATTTATAAAATCATTTGTAAGCTTGATTGCCCTGTACCAGATGCCTTCAGACTGCCTGGTTGTCCTGTGGGCTGA
- the LOC115059208 gene encoding prospero homeobox protein 2-like isoform X1, with the protein MSRKHKEEYYRFFTVTEPRTHEKGHTEYKVTARFVSKRHPEDVKEVVVWRRFSELKKLHGELAYTHRNLFRRQEEFPSFPRAQVFGRFDEAVIEERRKAAEVMLLFTTSIPALYNSPQLKDFFRGGEVTRPLDPTPLSSAGPLPPPLIPLPKRRSSDCEPAEEEEGREAPTLRQDLGINMDLEVGVPEVAAEAYSEMGGSPKEEEREELSDIELDGRVPSPDPATARNNQGRQESQEEFDSLFYSMAEEQVPSPKEEGPPPLSQNDLAVFDPCYTQDRSSSSSDHSELFSLPPASLEGGDVDYLNQAATELTAAMKSEKEGEFSSAILKYRAAVDVLITGVQGDQDPVRRESVMRRTAQYLKHAEMLVEKHCSPAHTHSSTDSSPSSPPAAISFLPSDMGNDGGRERGVWTGLLTRGRGEQKTRGKEEKTGGQEGEREKQLQQMSNGSAGPPGQSHRTEPSDLTMPLAVQRSPDIRKSHPLLGPPLSAHLNPSHPSLSLHQPSLPRPPPLSHPPLLPPASQTKDASSFHPSSSSSSSSSSSFPAPPPPPPPPPLPLPLLHYSMQQLFSRTLHHPQLPHLAPSRKDYLNADPFLEFSSHPSFPPLPLLGHLDPSLARHAHGGRERERGMRGDGGMRGGGMDGGELYLTAGGTQEGLSPCHLKKAKLMFFYTRYPSSNTLKTYFPDVKFNRCVTSQMIKWFSNFREFFYIQMERFARQAVREALTRDGAPRLGRENQLRVGRDTELYRILNMHYNKSNVYQVPERFIEVSEVALREFYSAIWTGRDSDPCWKKGIYKIICKLDCPVPDAFRLPGCPVG; encoded by the exons ATGTCacgaaaacacaaagaggaataTTACCGGTTCTTTACCGTAACCGAGCCTCGAACCCACGAGAAGGGACACACGGAGTACAAAGTGACAGCAAGG TTTGTGTCCAAACGTCATCCGGAAGATGTGAAGGAGGTGGTTGTGTGGAGGAGGTTCTCAGAGCTGAAGAAGCTTCACGGGGAGTTGGCCTACACACACAGGAACCTGTTCAGACGACAGGAGGAGTTTCCATCATTTCCCCGTGCACAAGTTTTTG GGCGGTTTGATGAGGCTGTGattgaggagaggaggaaagctGCAGAAGTCATGCTTTTGTTTACCACTAGCATACCTGCACTCTACAACAGCCCACAGCTTAAGGACTTCTTCAGA GGCGGTGAGGTCACAAGGCCACTCGATCCAACCCCTCTATCCTCAGCTGggcctctccctcctcctctcatccccCTCCCTAAGCGGAGGTCCTCAGACTGTGaacctgcagaggaggaggaggggagggaggctCCAACTTTACGTCAGGACCTGGGCATCAATATGGACTTGGAAGTGGGTGTACCTGAGGTGGCAGCAGAGGCATATAGTGAAATGGGCGGCTctccaaaagaagaagaaagagaggagctTAGTGACATAGAGCTGGATGGCAGAG TCCCATCTCCCGACCCTGCCACAGCCAGAAACAACCAAGGAAGACAAGAGTCCCAGGAAGAGTTTGATTCACTGTTTTACTCTATGGCAGAAGAGCAAGTGCCCTCCCCAAAGGAAGAGGGTCCACCTCCACTGTCTCAAAATGACTTGGCTGTCTTTGATCCCTGCTATACACAAG ATAGATCCAGTTCCTCCAGTGACCACTCTGAATTGTTTTCGCTGCCTCCAGCCAGTCTAGAAGGAGGTGATGTGGATTATCTGAATCAAGCGGCCACTGAGTTAACAGCTGCTATGAAGAGCGAGAAAGAGGGAGAATTCAGCTCCGCCATTCTTAAATATAGGGCAGCAGTGGACGTACTGATCACTGGAGTACAAG GAGATCAAGATCCAGTGCGCAGGGAGTCTGTGATGAGACGGACTGCACAGTATCTTAAACATGCTGAGATGTTGGTCGAAAAGCACTgctcacctgcacacacacactcat CAACAGattcctctccatcctctcctcctgccgCCATTTCTTTCCTCCCATCTGACATGGGAAATGAtggtgggagggagaggggagtgTGGACAGGACTGTTAACACGAGGAAGAGGGGAGCAAAAAacgagagggaaggaggaaaagacAGGGGGGCAGGAGGGCGAAAGAGAGAAGCAGCTCCAACAGATGAGTAATGGGAGCGCTGGACCTCCAGGACAGTCACATCGCACTGAGCCATCAGATCTGACAATGCCATTGGCAGTTCAAAGGTCACCTGACATACGAAAGTCCCATCCACTTCTAGGCCCACCTCTCTCTGCCCACCTGAACCCCTCTCACCCAAGCCTCTCCCTACACCAGCCTTCTCTACCtcgccctcctcctctctctcaccctcccctCTTACCTCCAGCTTCACAAACCAAGGACGCTTCctctttccatccatcttcatcctcttcctcttcttcctcctcttccttccctgcgcctccccctcctcctcctcctcctcctctcccactcCCACTCCTGCACTACTCAATGCAACAACTCTTTTCTCGCACTCTTCACCACCCCCAGCTCCCCCATCTGGCCCCGTCCCGCAAGGACTATCTAAACGCCGACCCTTTCTTGGAGTTCTCATCTCACCCCTCCTTCCCCCCACTCCCCTTGCTTGGGCACCTGGACCCCTCCCTTGCTCGTCATGCTcatggaggcagagagagggaacgAGGGATGAGAGGAGACGGGggaatgagaggaggagggatggacGGAGGAGAGCTCTACCTAACAGCTGGGGGA ACCCAGGAGGGCTTGTCTCCTTGTCATCTGAAGAAGGCCAAGCTCATGTTCTTCTACACTCGCTATCCCAGCTCCAACACACTAAAGACGTACTTCCCTGATGTCAAG tttaacCGCTGTGTGACCTCCCAGATGATTAAGTGGTTCAGTAACTTCAGGGAGTTCTTCTACATCCAGATGGAGCGCTTTGCGCGGCAGGCTGTCCGCGAGGCTCTCACCCG GGATGGTGCACCTCGTCTGGGCAGAGAGAATCAGCTGCGAGTGGGCCGTGATACGGAACTCTACCGCATACTCAACATGCACTACAACAAAAGTAACGTCTACCAG GTCCCAGAGAGATTTATTGAAGTGTCAGAGGTCGCTCTGAGGGAGTTTTATTCAGCCATTTGGACTGGGAGAGACAGCGACCCCTGCTGGAAAAAAGGGATTTATAAAATCATTTGTAAGCTTGATTGCCCTGTACCAGATGCCTTCAGACTGCCTGGTTGTCCTGTGGGCTGA